The genomic region ccttttctcgccataaatttgttgcctcgccacggccaaaccgttcgagatatcaaaaaccgctggcaatttttcatcatcgatgtcttgacttcatgctgaccgagtttggtggtgatcggaaTAATCTCCAAATtacaatatataatttttagcACAACTGTATgtaaccctcattccctgaaggagggaaagGAGACGTCCTGTTGCCACAGTTGCTGTAACACCACtaactgtcacagacacgtcaggttccaacgtcaCCCAACCACAACGCTCACTGtctccagagtactgatcaccgacacctgcacctcatcactcaACTcatcaagtcaaatttatttatatagcgctttttacaattaaatcaacagcactataaagcacacacagcactccacgtccggtctcgttcgcatacCCTCATtgttatgcttacctcaaggactcctcttcgcatactcacctgtctccagcgtgtctcttccctctgtgtgcctcgtctgctgtgtgagtgtgttcccGTCAGCTCCCAAgttctccagcgatctccaagcTCCAGCGTGTATCTACCTGCAAACAAAAGGACAGTAAATATACCTCATATTCCCTGCTCAAGTCAATCTACAACCAGTTCACGTACCTGTGTGTTTCACCCCGCTCTACTGTGGTTTAATAAAGCAACTGTTACCTGTTACATCTGTGTCTGTCTTCTGTCTACTGTAACACTAAGCTGCCAGGTCACCGATTGTGCAATGCAAATCTTGCATGCCAATGTCCATTGGCTCATTTAGTTTACAGTCAAAGGTGATTGGGCTCTCAGGCGAGATCCCAATTCGTTGGTACATTGACGTgatgtctccgttccctccttcagggaacgagggttgcATACAAGACGTTTTCTACAAAGCTGCTTTATAGCTGATTTGAACTCTTTTCATATTTGATAATCTGTTTACAGTTGCAAAGTACAACAGAACtgaataaacactgaattaactTTAgatgaacaatgacactatttactttttaaagaaattgcaGAATTGTACTCTGCTTgcatcatttattcattattttcctgCTTATCCATGTAAAGTTGTTTTGAAACGATCTGCGTTGTATAAcgcattatataaaaaaaagggaaaaaaaaagggCTGAGGCAGATCTTCACCCTGGGGTCTGTGGACCTTGACTCTGGTCGGAGCTGGATTTGGccgtcaagtcaagtcatctttatttatatagcgctttttacaatgcaaatTGTGTCAAAGCAACTTCACAGTGataactgtgtttgtttctctgTCGTCCAATCAGCAGGACAGCCATGAACCATCCCATGGACTGATTGATTCATAGATTAAAGAAGCCATTTCAAATCAATTGTTTATACAGACTTAAATTTTTTGTCTTCTAGGGGTTTGTTTGACTAGTGGAAAATTTGTACAAAATGTTTTCTGTATATTTTGAGTGTTACACAGTAAAAACATTGGGGGGAATAATGTGAATTTACTCCCTTGTGAGATTCATTCATGTGTGTTCTGTATGCCATGTgactattgtcttctgtagagctacTTTATACCTAAATTGAAATTGTTTCATAATTAAACTTTAAATCGAGATAAACTTTGCAACATTGACACTGTAAAACTGCttaaaacaatctgtattgcATAAAGAtctatgtaaatatatgtgACTGTTCTAACAGCAAGCATGCAGTCAcaagatatatttaaatcagaGAAAGCCAATGGAGAAAACTCACCTGGATCTCACCTGTGTGTGACTCACCTCTTATTCCACTAACTCCAGTGAAATGAGTCTGAAAGGTTTTGTCCAGGCAGTCAGGTGATGACAGCCAGAAATAAGAACCTGTAAAACAATATTTGAAAATGGGAATCCAGATGTTAAAGTATTTTATGTTATCTGCATCTAGATGAATGAGCTGGAGAGAGCAGTTTCGGCAGCACACACATATCTCCAGCGAAACCCTGGGGACCTTCTGCTATCTAGGAGTCTCAACTACTATAAAAGCCTGTTTGACATGGAGGAATACCTCATAGACCACGAGGAGCAGCCCTATGAGGTATTTATTCCctcctgttttcctttttaacctttttagaatcactcttccaaaataactaaatatggATTCATATCCATTCTTCTCACCTCTCAGGCTTTATTCCTGAAGGCTGTAAAGCTGTATAATTCTGGGGATTTTAGCAGCAGTGCTCGAGACATGGAGCTGGCAGCTGCTGAGTATTTTAAAACATACAACATGTGTTTGCTGTCCTGTGAGGGGTCATACGATGTGCAGGAGTTTAAAGACTTTTACCCTACCTTAGCCGGTCAGTGATGACATGAGGCATTGTCAGATTTGGTTCAAATATCTGTGAATATAAAAACCTATCCTAACGAAAATAGGCTTGGTTCAAAAGTAACTGACTTTGGTTTACTTAAGAAGTACAGCAGTGATCTGACATAGGAAGTCTATATCATCACTGGTTGTTGAAGATTATTTTTGGTGCTGTTGTTTTTTTCGTATCAGGATTAATGCAGTATTCTCACTCTTATTTTCTTTCCCctagatttctattttgaagtAATGAAGTGTAAAGTAAAATGTGAGGAGAATTTGATACCAAATGTTGGTGGGTACTTTGTGGAGAAATTTGTTGCCACCATGTACCACTACATGCAGTTTGCTTATTACAAATGTAAGTAACataaaaacacatacacaagCACTCTTCAATGTCGTAATGCATCTGCCAACAatagacaaaataaatattacaatctTGCCTTATTTCATATCAGTATGCAGATTTCAGAATTTATTGTAGGGGATATGCAGGTTTCTCAGGATCTCACATAAACACTTTCCAAGACTTTGAAACATCTACAGGTATTGGCACGATACACTGTTGATCCAAAAATGTGGAATAACTAACTTGCCCAGAACGGTGCATCATTCAAAAGTGGTAGGACATGATATAAGATAAGAGGTGATTTGAGAGCAATTATTGATGTTTTTGGTGTTGCATCCTGAAGTCCAACACTCATGTTCATTAAAAGTGGAGAGCACTATTTTCTCCCACCAGTGCTGACTCGGCTCCCTCTCCCATTTTGATGTTTGTACTCTCCCATTTTGTACTGTATATGAAGCTTTTTGAATTTGCATGTAGCATGGGAATTAAGAATTGGATTTCtatccattttattttaagacacatttatgtggcaaagtgtaaattaaatgttcaaACCCGATCAGATAGTAGTCCAGTCACTCCAAGATGGCAAATCGCAAACCCCCATAGATCTGTAAATCGCAATCGCAAACCCCCATAGATCTGTAAAAGGTTTTCATTAAAATGAtcactttataaatgtcttttgttCTCCTTTTAGTAAATGATGTGCGTAATGCAGCTCTGTGTGCAGCAAGCTATATGCTGTTTGATGCAGATGATCAAGTAATGCAGCAGAACATCGCCTACTACAGATACTACAGACAACAGTGGGGACTGCATGACGAGCATTTCAAACCACGACCAGTAAGTACAGACACACAAGCATATTGAACTTGTCAGTATACTTATCAGTATTACAAATATGTAGTAAGGCTAATGCTTCTGATGCTCaacattttaatcaaataaaataaaaaaagattgaaTTTCCCCATCACAGCACTGTAGTGGTAGATACATTTTGTTTGTTAAATTGGCTTCTTTTAACTCAAACCCAGGAACAAATCCGTAAACAACATAAACTATATTTTGTTCTGGTTGTGTTTTAGTGCTactgttttaacatttttatctttatgtccATACAGGAAGCTCTTAGATATTACAATCTAACTACCAAACTGAGGGAACTGTTGGAGTTTGCAAAGAATTATTTACAGACAGATGATGAGGTAAACCCCATTGTGTCATTTAATTGCACAGTAGCTGAATCCAGTAACCCCGCGAACTGAATTTCCCCTAGGGCCATTTTCCTGGTCACATTCGCACCACCAATTGGAATTCTGAAGTGACATAAGCTGTCACTTACGTTCTGCCACACTGGTGcagcagatttttattttggcaCAGTTGACAACAACACAACCGATTGTTTCTGCAATGATGTGTTTATGTTGTGTTTGAGTGacacaagcaaaaaaaaaaaaaaagctatgcaaaatttggtaacactttctatgaagcctgtatttataatgcattataagggtattcttaatgcattataatacatgcataatgCCTTATAAACAACCTTATATTATGTTGTATCATCTTATAACTAATCATCATAACAACATGTACAATACATTATGATACTTACCTATTTGTGGCTATAACTTTTAGGAGTACAATTATAACACTTGATGAAGTCTGCATTTATAATGCATTGgtatatttaatgcattataatacatGCTTAATGCCTTATAAACAACCTTATAATGTGTTGTATCATTTCATGAATAATCGTAACAACAGTAATAATACTTACCCGTTTGTGGATAACTATTAAGAGTATGATTTATAACTAGTGGTGGAAAGAGTACTGAAAATGTGTAATTAAGTACAAGTACTAAAAAAGAATATGACTTAGAAAAGAGTAAATAAGTAGTTTGCTGAAAAACTACTCAAGTTActatgttacaaaataaaaaaaagtattattttttctatttttacacaaaatcaGGTGAGGTTAGCAATATGGAGCACTAAACACTCTCAAGTAATCTGTTTTATTCATACTGGAAgcccctcacagaatattataaacggagttattctctggccaagAGAATATTCctattatagcatcaaagcataaaacgatcgaaaacgttaaagtgacttggtcttcagttgaaagaacaaacagaacaatcgagcgtgaataacgttttaatatgtGCAAACTatgaatacagaggttatacgtctatatatatatacaagaatatacacacctatgtacaagagtggaagtagaaaaggaaagagagaaggcaagtagcaaacttacaatcagtcctaagccagcacggaaatcagtttcatcatctaagattgagaaacggcagtatacttgcattggttgtgcgtgtcgaatttcaggttagcgctggtgcagttcgttggctacTTCCGTtccgcgggaaggtttgaactgaggacttgagagtgagtttcgctggaagatggcggtcccgaagctgagcgcgatggcagcCCGTGGTCACCGGAGATGTCCGGGAAGGACATGCACGaggtgctcgtgagacaatcgggagaacACACAGAAGAATCCTGGTGTTCcttttttatgacagataagccgacacacctccttgaggtggaatGGCCAATGACATTgatgcaaagttggcgggcaagctctttctttgtttggtctcctagatgaatttgcatactttaCGACTATCAGATCGGATTTCGAGATGGAGTGCTTTCTTTAcaatatcattaaacacatagaaaaatgcatttgtcagctatGTGACAtctctcagtgaatagctcgagtccggagctttaaaacgagatcaaactcgatagatcagaaaggcatacacaagaagttatggtttacagacaaaattcccTTATTACAACtaacactagcacaaatacactcatttaaacactaggaaacatgcatacgctTCAAAATACAGGACGGGTATATTTTGGCATAGTCgtattttacatatacagtcaaaaatgtatgtttgtgtgtttatgtgtgtgtgtgtgtgtgtgtgtctgtgtgtgtgtgtgtgtgtgtgtgtgttgaaatgTGTTCTGgacagtctctgggggggtgcTCCTTTTGAAGTCTCCAAAGTTGGGAAGTTGGAGTTTTCTGTTTCACTTCGGAGGgtaacaaaggtgtcaagtgggctcatcttctCCAGTCTCTTTGGGGCCGAGCTGAgatttacaacccagtccagcatgctaaaagtgttctgaacattccaaagtttgattatcctgatacgtgtgcatatgcTACATAAACTTCCAGGAAATCACTTATATGGACATCAGATATTGCTACAGCTGAATAAACATGCAGATAGAGACATTTTGATTGATGAAACATTTAGACAATAGACATAGTTGAGATGATATATCTGTGCTTATCTGTGTTCTTTAAGCCATCTTGGGTATTTTTTCATAAGAATAATGTATATctataatgcaatgctaattGACATAGCCTATATCATAGAATTTTATGACATAACagggttccctttcgatacttcactcgtactgcgtatggggaaaggtctcctttttccccattactgaagcctttttcaataacgcagtgtaacttctgtagcatatgcacacgtatcaggataatcaataacctttggaatgttcagaatgcttttagcatgctggactgggttgtaaaagcTCATCTCGGCTCCGACCGGTCTGCAAAGATGAGCCTGCTTGCCAACTTTGCGGCCTGGCCGAAGCTGAACAGAGATGTCCACTTCCAGCTCTTGGGACATCAAAGGGTCACTCATGTGGATTACAGACCAGATCACATTCtaacacacaccacacacacacagacacatacagaaacacacaaacatacatttttggctgtatatgtaaaatacaaCTATGCCAAAATATATCCATCACGTAAACGTATAACCTTTGTagtcgtagtttgcatatattaaacacattattcatgctcgattgtttttttttctcctttcaaCAAAAGccaggtcactttaacgtttcgaTCCTATATCCTTGCTTTACGTTTGGATGCTAGAATAGGAGGTCCTTCTCGTGGCCAGAGAAAAACCTTCCTTTGATAATATTTTATGAGGAGCTTAATTTGCTGGACAAatgaacagtttctctaaataattattaaaccagaactaatcatatatgataattgattataattcgttatAGTTCACAATATATGgttaattcccccttgggtcggtatatgcataataattattcataaagctttatgaattattatattcatatcccacccataaattgattaataactgtacaatcGTTACACTGCAtcatcattggttcactcatagacaagttgttgaactaatgacggcgcggcatagctgcgcggcctatggcaaCAAAGCCCGTGAATATTCCCGCTGAAATGGGCAGggtttagggctatataagcaggcgcttcgccataggatttcagttctctctccttcagcgacgacttcaTATAGCTCTTCGCTGATTTCCGGCTGAAGCCTTCGCCGCCTGGAAGAAGCTCGCCTGGGAGAAGCTCTCGTCGCCATCGAAGAGGCTCCTGCAGCGGACTGAGCTGAGACCGGCGGACGAAGatagcgccggcgccctcgcagaCTGCCGCCTCGAGTGCCGCTCTCGAGCCGCCCGCTTCCTGCTTACGGCCAACTCTCAGcgcgtctcctgccgccatccagCGCCGTTTAACGAGCATTTCCCGCGGCTTAACGGCactttctaaaagagctttcccagcggccctcgccgctctaaaagagctcaATCACCATTTTCACGGCGGCGCCGTTGCCTCAATGTGGTACACTGTGGCACATGCAGAGCCCCTCGCTCTGCGGATCTTCGCTCTCTAGCAGCTGTTCACTGCGCTGCCCTCGTGCCACCTTCAGCATTTGAGAGCATTCAGCTCATCCCCTGCTGTCTTCCGTCAGGTGagtacagagcttatttttctactttctCGCTGGCGTTTGCTTCAAATGCCATCTCTCCGAACGCATCATTTGCCGGGTCCTCCCCCGCAAACCGCATTCGTTGAGGATGGTGCTCTCACTCGGGAGCACGAGAGCGAGCTCTCACTCTCAGTTGAATTTGACATGATGCTCTCCCCTGACTTAGGCGAgactcatgatacattttctatctGATTGAGTTTATTTCTCCTTATCTCAATGCGCCTCGCTTGCCGGTCCCTCCCCCGCGAGCCGCGTTAGTTCAGAAATATGATATGACTTTCTTCCCTAGCTTGGGTGAGAAACATGTTATATGCTTAATTTAATGGAGCATATTTCTGCTGTTTGCACTGAGTCTTCTCTAAGTGTTAATTGCCGGTTCTGCCAGCGAGCCGTGtttattgagaaatataacatgtcGCTCTCCCCCCTCTTGGGTGACACCCATGTTATATACATTCAGTTTATATAGCAGATTTTTGCAGAGTTATCTGAATCtctcagctgaatttgacatGATGCTCTCCCTGACTTTTCCTTATCTCAATGAGCGTCGCTCGCCGGTTCTGCCCCGCAAGCCGCGTCGATTGAGAAATGTGACGTTCTGCCCCGACTCAGCCCGCCACCAGGCGCCATTCAACCTCTTGTCACgcgggcctggcaggccatccccagAGTATCAAGTGGGTTCTGGGGTATCTcaaggctactcgctccagtttgctcgCAGACCCCCGCGTTTTGGCGGGGTGCTTCCCACGTAACATAATTTTatccacatatatatatatatatatatatatatatatatatatatatatatatatatataaagaagtCTGCCAAGaacctgaaactgagctgcagcacggtggccaagaccatacagtggtttaactggtcaggttccactcagaacaggcctcgaCATGATcaaccaaagaagttgagtgcacatgctcagcatcatatccagaggttgtgtttgggaaatagacatatgagtgctgccagcattgctgccgAGGTTGAAGGGGTGTGGGGTCAGCCtatcagtgctcagaccatacgccccacactgcatcaaattggtctgcatggctgtcgtcccagaaggaagcctcttctaaagatgatgcacaagaaaacagtttgctgaagacaagcagactaaggacatggattactggaaccatgacctgtggtctgatgagaccaagataaacttatttggttcagatagtgtcaagcgtgtgtggaggcaaccaggtgaggagtacaaagacaagtgtgtcttgcctacaatCAAGCATGGTagtgggagtgtcatggtctggggctgcatgagtgctgccggcactggggAACTACAGTTaattgagggaaccatgaatgagcaAAGCATGACACCCTCCCTTCGGAGACTGGGCCACATGGCAGTACTCCAAcataacgaccccaaacacacctccaagacaaccactgccttgctaaagaagctgagggtaaaggtgatggactggccaagcatgtctccagacctaaaccttattgagcatctgtggggcatcctcaaatggaaggtggaggagcacaaggtctctaacatccaacAGCTCTGTGATGttgtcatggaggagtggaagaggactccagtggcaacctgtgaatctctggtgaactccatgcccaagagggttaaggcagtgctggaaaataatggtggccacacaaaatgttgacaatataggcccaatttggacattttcacttaggggtgtactcacttttgtggccagcggtttagacattaatggctgtgtgttgagttattttgaggggacagcaaatttacactgttatatataataaaaaatttacaaaaatgtgagggatgtactcacttctgtgagacactgtatatgtgtgtgtgtgtgtgtgtgtgtgtgtgtgtgtgtatatatatatatatatatatatatatatatatatatatatatatattaaggctgtcaaaataacgtgttaatttcgattaattaatctgagaaaagataacgcagattaatccacttcgtattgacctttgaacctggagccgttctagccaccattcgactgtaaaatgaaggagggagacGACTGCTGCGCTGAAGGACATAACGAGCAGAGCTCCTCCCTCGTGCGCGCAAGCACtcttcaaagtaagcaccgtctttgcactctctctacctcacacataatatCTAAATCAACtaacacaatgctaaaagttcataagaccgaatccatgtttcacgaggcacattctgagaatgtttttcctgaataactgaataaaaagaacatcacctcatcttctctgacaggcgccctgcatgtgcagctgacataaaccacactttcagtaaacaaaaagaaaatcctatccagcggtgaagtgttttctgtgttgacaaatcaaatgcgatgtcctaataacagtcgtGATTCACACGCAACGCGTCAACGTCCACTAATGTCCAATTCGcaacctaatgactcatttgaacagattcaatttaatgaatcatgacaacaacttaTGATGTCCATGGATCTGTCCACACgatctataatgaatcatttactcgaacaactctgaaatgagaacataagtgtgctttccccatttagcaagagtggttagtaaaattactTAATAAACCACAATATTTTCAGATtacttaaatgacaatgtgtagtaaattaggcctacctataaaatcagttaatttagactggagtgaggtgaaaccagaacaaagcaagttgttgttagctaggtgcattcaattgcatatggtagaaaattatattattagttaatataaaatgctactttttaatacttttcaggtttagcaaaaaagcatcttctcttagagagctataaaatcacttttttttttcttttttttttttgcaaagagggcaagaaagaattacagtgagagtaacgggtactttattgtcagtatcgggctcgCAAATCAagtgggtagggcactttttactgtttgtgtggattatcatgtctgtcaccaccgaagaccatttttgacccaggaaaaaccctgcattgattcatttgaattgaaatatttaatactttcacagcaaaaattatgtatgcaattaatttagattaatcacagagtatgtaattaattagattaaaatttttaatagattgacctaatatatatatatatatatatatatatatatatatatatatatatatatatatatatatatatatatatatatatatatatatatatatatatatatatatatatatatatatatatatatacttttaatgCACGAAAGGTAAAACGGAGGCGTTCATATCAATTAGTGAGTGAAGTGAATATAAGCTGAAGCTCACACACTGGAAGGGGGGAGATGTCACAGTTGAACAGCTGAGTTGAGAGTGGTGGGAGAGAAGTCGAGCGTGTTACCGTGTGGGGTGTGGCTCATGTTCCTGTCGGCCGCTTCCAGATAGTGATGGGCAAATTAAGCCTCATGAAGCACTGAGGCTTCGCAACCCATTCACCAAAAGGTTCATTACCCGAAGCTTCATTCAGCATTGCTCACTAGTGACACCTAGCTACTGTGCAAAGAAATAGCAGACAAAATTAATCCTGAGCCTATGACctgataatataataatgacctaatataatgtaataatatagcTCTAATAATACAATAACAACAATGACACAACTCTTTAACTCTGACTCTCCGACACTCTACTACTACTTCTGGTTCTACTACTCCTGAAACACCCACAAGGTGGCATGTGTTTCGAACCCCCTTTATCTGGAAGCGACACTCACACCGAACCGATGACGTATTCCACACAAACCGAGGCCTCGTTTGTCATCGGTCACGTGATTTCTACATTTCCAACACAAGCCTCGAATCGACGCTTTAACTGGCACGCCCATTTATGCTCAACACAAGCTCCGAAGCCTCGGTTCAAATGTCC from Chanodichthys erythropterus isolate Z2021 chromosome 15, ASM2448905v1, whole genome shotgun sequence harbors:
- the p3h4 gene encoding endoplasmic reticulum protein SC65 yields the protein MAQTRLLCLFVFFSAADLLSTAKAQYEKYSFKSFPPNDLMPLESAYGHALEMYASQDWKQSVKYLELSLRLHRLLKDSEKYCSQNCSAGREYEENSTDTALLIMGHTIMRAACLKRCKTNFPVFSKTYPKRETLGAFEQRIPYRYLQYVYYQMNELERAVSAAHTYLQRNPGDLLLSRSLNYYKSLFDMEEYLIDHEEQPYEALFLKAVKLYNSGDFSSSARDMELAAAEYFKTYNMCLLSCEGSYDVQEFKDFYPTLADFYFEVMKCKVKCEENLIPNVGGYFVEKFVATMYHYMQFAYYKLNDVRNAALCAASYMLFDADDQVMQQNIAYYRYYRQQWGLHDEHFKPRPEALRYYNLTTKLRELLEFAKNYLQTDDEDTVSSEEASSTPSNPPDEEFEGIGDYEETFLAEWWQEPKTKGDTGEPAE